The sequence AGACTGGGTGTCAGATCAAAGTTCTGGATGGTGCAGGGGATTCTGAAGATCGAGTTATTGTCATCTCTGGTCCAGCGGTATGATTTGAATTTCGATATATGTTTGCTTTCTTTTCCTGGATTGTCCTttagttggggggggggggggatttcgTTCTTTTCGCTAAAGTTGATACTCgttcttcttttcctcttctaaGTCGTGCTGCTTGGTTGTTCTATAAACTAACCTTTGCAAAATAAAAGGCTAAGGTCATTCTATTTATGCAGCACCCAGATGATAGGATATCTTTGCCACAAGATGCTGTCCTTCGCATTCAATCCCGAATTTTTAGGGCTGCACCTGAGAACAAGGACAATGGCATGGTTGCAAAACTTTTGGTGTTCTCAAATCAAATCGGATGCCTCTTGGGTAAAGGTGGCGGTATAATAGCTGAAATGAGGAAATCAACTGGAGCCTATATTCGTATTGTAGGCAAGGATCAAACCCCAAAGTTTGCGTCAGAAAATGAAGAAGTAGTTCAggtgtttttctctttttatgaTTTGAGTGATGTTACTAAAAATAGAAGTTAGCAATTCTTTTCTGCATCTCGCTGGCTTGCCATTTTGttactttttaattttctcttttttggtTTATCGCTGGCTTGACATTTATTACTTTTTAATTCTCTTTTTGGTTTAGTATGATATCTATAGCAACATTTGTTTGGTTTAAGATAAGCCTAATTCCTAGATCTCGACttgctttttgcttttctttttggttgctCAGGTAAATGGAGACTTTGAAAAAGTTTGTGAAGCCCTTCTGCAGATTACCACCAGATTGCAGAATCATTACTTTCGTGATGCATTTCCTTCAAACCCTGGTTTCCTGGACCAAGTAACTCCCTTCCCTTCACACATGGGAAGAAGAGAGTTTTCACCTCCAGGCATGTTCTCTAACATTCGTCCATCATTTCACAAGTTTGATGCTGTTGGTGTCCTACCTCCACATGGTGGTTTCCATCCACATGATGATCGTCCTCCCTTTATGCAAAATTTCCATAGGCCAGGCATTCCACCTCATATATCTGATAGAATGTCATCTTCAGCACCATGGGGTTCTCAGGTAGGCATTTGTTTGCAGTTAATTCTAGCATTCGAGTTTCTTGTGACTATTAAAATGGGAGTTGGTTGATTTTTATATCTAGGCTGCTCCACCTAATGTACTTATAACCACGTGCTTGTTGCTTTCACAATGTAATTTAACACGAGCATCAGAATTGTCCTAGAGCACGTCTCTTTTTGGTAGGAAAAAAGTTCTGATCCAATAAATGATAAATATCATAGAAATATTAATTTTCTGAACTGTATTGCAGGGACGGGGTGAAGGTGGGGGCTTCCCAGACTATGTAGGAGGTCCACGAAGTATTGGCAGATTTGGAGGGTCAGTACACTCTTGATCATGACCAAACTCTTTCAGTCGTTGTcctccttttttcttcttcatgttctactatttttgtattatatACTGATGATATATGTATGTCTTGGTTAAACGTGAATTTCATTAATATAGAGGAAGTCATCCAGCTGTGATCACAAGCACTACAGTGGAAGTAGTTGTACCTCGATCTGTCGTTCCTGCAATCTATGGAGAAGGCGGGGGATGTCTTCGACAAATATGTGAGGTATGATCTCTGGATTCTATAGCATTacaccttttcttcttcttttatattCTGACTTTTATTTCTGATTGATCTTTACCTAAGGCCATGCCCAATACGAAAGATATATGATCTCCCTCTTTATGCATAAATGTGTATATATGATAGTAAATATTATCTCCCTCTTTTGGTACATATTTCTTCTTCTTGGTTACTGTTAGTTTTCTTTGTTCTTAATGTTCTACTGTTATAGATTTCCGCTTGTCTTTTTCTACATATTTTACTTCCGTGTTTTTCACCAGTTTCTGTTTTTAAATATTAGCATATCAATATACTTGGTCTTATTTATGCGAAGTACGGATTTAGCATTGTATAAAAACATTTTCATTTTTGACACTGACTAATTATTTTCTAGATTTCTGATGCAAAAGTCACCATAAATGATCCCAAGCCTGGAGCAACAGAGACTGTTATCATTATATCTGGGACGCCTGAGCAGACTAATGCTGCTCAAAGTCTCATCCAAGCCTTTGTAATGGTCGAGACTGAAGCTGCTTGATTAGTGGCAGTGAGGTAATTTTGTCGATCTTGTGGACGTCTAATTGAGTGATCTTTGTTTTCAGAAGCTGTGTGAATGCAGGATAGTTAGTTATGCTCCCTGGAGAGCAGTCCGGATGGCGGATGCTCCCTTTTTATACTTTTGTCAATGTGAATTCAAAAAGCGTTGTTAACTTATTCCAGAAGACTTATTGTTATGGTGTTCTGTGCAGTGCTGAAGCTGGAGTTTACGGTGACGGCTACTGGAAGATATGGTTTAGCAGTTTTACAAGCTGCAAACTCTTgacaaaagaaaaatggaaaaaaatgcaTGTTAGAGTATCAGAAGTATTGCCAGTTGGCTAACAGATTCGGATTCTGTGGTGGTAAAGTTTCACAGAACATATTGATATGTTTTCACTTGAGATGATCATTCTAGGATGGAGAAGGAGGGTTTTTTAACATCTTTGTTTGCAGACTTTTGCAAATTGCCCTGTCTCTTTGTCCTACAAATATGATGGAGCCATTAGTAGTGTGTTGGCCTTGTCTCAATTTGATATCTTGGGGATTTATTCCTTCACAAAGTGTAGCTTGAAGACTTCAATTTTGGTTTTATCTCAATGCATTAATGAAAACTGAAAGCAGTCTAATGAGAAGATAGATAACAACATTAAGGATAAAGACTAATATTTTTCCTTGGCAGGCCCGCAAAGTAAGAAACATATGTCTAACTTCCTTAATTGTGAAAGATTTATTACCTAATTTCAGTTCAGTTTTTGTTGTTTCTTATGCTGCATTAATACCAGAGACTGAGAGGTCATTCATTGACTTCATAGTATGAGTCTGCTTATTCTTAAAATTAGCTGATGCTTCTGCTCCCTTCTTTTCCATTTCTATCCCGTTTGAGACTGTAAAAACTAAGAATAGAAATGTGCTGCTATATAGCTAGTTTGAGATACCCAACAATACCAGTTGAAATGTGCAAAAATGCGGGGTGGCAATCCTTTTCAGAAGCCTAACTTACATAGAGTTGTCTACTTCATAAGGTATTCCAGGCTATAGGGAAATAAATAAGAGCTGCAGGGGAGGAGAGGAGGGAGTTTCCTCCCATTTCCACATAAATTGAGCTGTGTGCTTCATTACTGTCTCTGTTCCCATCTCTGCCTGCAATTTTCCTGAGACATATGTATGCTTATTAAAAAATAGGTAAAAGATCTGATCTGACATGTAAACAGCTTTTTAATTCCTATTGTTCCAAAACTCAAAGCTTTGTCTGATTCATTTCGACTTGTAAACTGTGTTTCGGGGTGTCCTCGATTTCCATTGACGTACCCATGTTGAACTTGTATGATATGGGTGTGGATGCTTGGTGCGGATTCTTAAAAAACATTCAAAATTAACAAACTATAAATATTCATATAGGATATCTATGCACAACCCTATTAGCATACGTATCCATAAATGCGTTCATGTAACATAGCTTGTAAAAGCATTATGCAGATCATATATGACTTCTAAATTTTAGTTCCTGATGACCGTACTCCTCTAGGAACAAGCACTGCTTTTTAGACAGCAGTTGCCAGGGTGTTCATAGATTCATTTTGCCTGCTTTATTCAGTGATAAGTCAATATTTTGAGATACAAGCTGCACTAGATGTAGATGGACCCTGCTCTGTTAAGTAACTGGATGGCTTAGATCATTTCTGTAGTGATGAGAATGAGTCAAAAATCAGGTTGCAGGTAGTTTTTGTGCCATATATCGCAATGTAGAGTTTGTGAAAAAGCGTACTGTATAAAATTTGTAAGAATAACATACAGCCAATCAGTTTGGATTACACTTCTTATTGAAAATATTACATATTTAATTGGAACAATTCTGAGAACTTATTGTTGAGTTGAGAAAGGCTTGTAATGCTTGAGAGAAGTGACAAGACCCTGGATAGATCCAGCAGCTGCAACAAGTGATACAACCAGGCAAGTCCAGCTCAAAATTTTCAGCCATACCCATGTGAAAGAATACTTTGGTATCTTTCTCTGGGCAATGTGCATCTCTATTGGGAAGTAGACAGTTAATGGATAGAACGATGCTGCCCCGATCAAACCCAAGAAGTCATTGAAGAAGGGGAATATCATGGCAATCACGGCTGTTACTACAACATATGCTGTTCTCCACACCAACCTGAACAAGTTGACGTTGTAAACGCCACAGCATGGAACTTGCACAGCGTACTCGGAGGTGATGAATTTGCTGTCTGACCATCGCTCGTTGCAACGAGCCTCCACGAACCCATATAAAGGTTGGCAGAAAACCTAAAGTCACGACATATATTGCATTTAATTTGTATTGTTAGATTCGTGTCTCGTGTATTTAAGTAGTGGGAGTAGGTTTTTGAGAATGTTGTATAGAAGTTTCACCTGGTAAGCTCCAACAAGGTGGACGGCAATGCAAACGTTGGCAAAGTCAATTAGCCAAAATGGTTCATAGAAACCAAAACCAGTAAGGAAATTTCCAGGAGCATCATTTCCAAAGGCTGCATAACCAATGGTACCACATAGTATATAGAATAAAGTTGTGGTGGAAACTCCAGCTAATGAGGCTCTCTTCATAACCTTGCTTTCTGGAGGTTGTGACCTCAATGTATCCTGCAATTAATTAAGTAATGGTTTCTAAATAGTATACAACAATATCTGAATATTGTTGAAAGGTTGCCAAATTATTATTGGAACTTAGTAGGTTCAAGCTTCAAGCTTTTGGATTCAGTATACTATATTAAAATTGTGGCCACTTGAGTGTAGGAGTGCGTCATATGCCTATGACAACCTCTTCTAAAACTCTCCATATAGTCAGAATTAGAGAGGTAATTTTGGTCTTTTTCcgcgaaaaagaaaaaaaaaaaattgaaagaaataaacccCTAACAGACAGCCCCCACCGGGCTTGGTTCTGGCCTTATTTCGTAGTGGATTTATGAATTTAAATATTTGTAATACTGAATTCTTTTTTGTAAATTCAACTTGACTTGTACCTGGAAGTCTGGAACAGAGTAAAAGAGAATTCAATTGAAATTCAagccttttttttcttctatttttcactTAGATGTTCTAAAACCAGATTGTGATGGCAAGAATTGATATGTTAGAAGTAGAAATATCTATTATTGCCTGTTCCTCTCTTTATCACcctgtttcttttttcttcctaACTGGTCAGTGGAGTAATTGTTGCTTCGTAATTAATGAAAGTAATATGTAAATATTTATCTAGTAATAATATATCATAGTTGTTATTTCAAGTCAAAACCACAAGAATGTTTAATCATACAAGCTCTAAGTAATCAAGGAAATGTTCAATGCTACTCAGAATCGGTATGTGTAACAATCTAAAAGCTTAACTAGAAAATATTCCAAATTATTTGCCATATATGGTTTTAATATAATGAAGTGAGGAATGTGGAGCAGTGGAATTAATTCTGGTTCGTTGTATTACATCATATCATAAGAAAATAAAAGATGTGACAGTAGTAAAAATTTGTCGCAATCATGACCAGTTAATGCACCAAAAAAGGATGGTTGTTATGAAACGATAAGAAGTGTGAGAGAAGGCTTTCACTTCTTTTATGAAAAAGGCCTAAAGAATCAGTGACCCGAAGTCGCGGTCCATCAATTTTCTGGTCCATAAGGAATAATATACTTTCCATATATTATGCTGCACCTAACAGGAAACTTTAGGAGAAAATGAAATAACCTACTAAGTGAAAGTGTGAAacgatatttaatatttttagccATACCCATGTGGAAAAGACAAGGCTCGTGAGTTTTGTTGTGGTTCTTagttaaagaaaaagataaacaatTCATTGTTTTTAACGCTAATATGGCTAGACCATTTTCAAATGAAGTGGACCACTTATGATTAACATATCTTGATATTTGTGAATCTTAAtacttatatttatatattttacgATGGCAGAGCCATGTTAGACTAAGGGGCATCAATGGATACCCTTCATCAGAATATTACATTATTAAGTTAggtcaaaaatttatttataagAGTACATATAAGTTGAATTCTTTTAGCTTCTTCGTAAATTTACTTTCTTATATTTTGATATTCTTCGTAAAATATGTCTCCGCTACAGTATATATAAATATGACCTGCAAcatcatctcgagcaataagtgTAAACCCTACATTGGATTGGATATTGATAAACATGGACCATCTTAATACCTAATGCTACAAAACCCTACACGTGGCTGGCAAAATATAGTCTGCAGTCTGCACACTGATTACCGAACAGTAGTATAAAATAGATTTGTCGATGTATACACGAGTACATCTAAAGTTAGATATTAGGTACGTCATATAATATTATAATCTAAAGCTTCATTAATGAAGGCACGCATTTCAACTGTGAACCTCAGATTTTTGTTGGGATGAGAATGAATAGATGCATGGTGTTATGTTACGAGTCATTGGGGTGTCAAAATTCAATGCTGCTACTTATTTTTGACCAAAGACTATTatagaaaaaaaatgaataatttaATGGATATAAGcgtattttttgagtttttgtctATATTTTAAAGTGAAGAGATTAGAAGTTAGAACTAGTGTGTTTTGGTAAGACGGAAAATAAGTTGTTTTTCGGTGCTTGTGGTCACAAAATTTTCTTTAAGAAAAACATTTTCCACCAAATAGGCAAAATGATTGTCACTTTTGGATGAAAATATTCTGTCTCGGTTATTTCAATTCTTATCATCATATCACAACTTTTGTCTATATATATAACTTTTAATGCTTAGAAATTTCATTTTACCGACATCCAAGTTATTAATGTTTATTACTACTAATTTATCCTTATGTTAACATTTTTCACTTTTCGATCTAAACACTCAgaaaatctttttcaaataaCTCATTTATAAAAATTGTTTTCTAGCATGCCAAAATAAACGGACCACCCTTATCCTGGTAGTAAGGGTTGGGTGGGGCATGTGCATTTATTACACAAAAAACATGCAGAGTTCACATGCAGACAAAGATCATATAACCCTACGACGTAATAAAATCTTAGAAAAGATCAGAATCAGAATCAATGACAGTGTGCTTGCCTGTATTTCGATGAGAACGGTGGAATAAGCATAAGCAAATGCAATATCTCCTATGGCTTGGAAGCTTTTCCATATTTTCTCTGATCCAGACACATCAACTCCTACTGTCGTCCCTGTTAGGCTTGTCTTTACATGGTGCCCTACCCCtataa is a genomic window of Nicotiana tabacum cultivar K326 chromosome 16, ASM71507v2, whole genome shotgun sequence containing:
- the LOC107791403 gene encoding amino acid permease 6, with translation MAPEFQKNTMYVSTELERGDVQKNFDDDGREKRTGTLLTASAHIITAVIGSGVLSLAWAIAQLGWVAGPAVLFAFSFITYFTSTLLADCYRSPGPISGKRNYTYMDVVRSHLGGVKVTLCGLAQYANLVGVTIGYTITASISMVAVKRSNCFHKHGHEASCSISSYPYMIIFAVIQVVLSQIPNFHKLSWLSILAAVMSFTYASIGLGLSIAKAAGVGHHVKTSLTGTTVGVDVSGSEKIWKSFQAIGDIAFAYAYSTVLIEIQDTLRSQPPESKVMKRASLAGVSTTTLFYILCGTIGYAAFGNDAPGNFLTGFGFYEPFWLIDFANVCIAVHLVGAYQVFCQPLYGFVEARCNERWSDSKFITSEYAVQVPCCGVYNVNLFRLVWRTAYVVVTAVIAMIFPFFNDFLGLIGAASFYPLTVYFPIEMHIAQRKIPKYSFTWVWLKILSWTCLVVSLVAAAGSIQGLVTSLKHYKPFSTQQ